The proteins below come from a single Zea mays cultivar B73 chromosome 8, Zm-B73-REFERENCE-NAM-5.0, whole genome shotgun sequence genomic window:
- the LOC100217001 gene encoding uncharacterized protein LOC100217001: MKDSQDIQSTTELQSSAQGTNEVQSQQPNPMTTDAPAGNSGSLSIASNDSKKVSREDIELVQNLIERCLQLYMNKGEVVRTLSTRARIEPGFTTLVWQKLEEENSEFFRAYYIRLKLKRQIILFNHLLQHQYNLMKYPAPPNVPLAPIQNGIHHMPVSNLPMGYPVLPQPIMPAPGQPHMDPMACGLSNGHVVNGIPAPGGYHPMRMNSGNDMVVDNGAPEAPHAGATGSVMSSEMAVSPSSAASSNHAPFMPPEIPGMAMDVPGLDSTFGSDVGNGPLQLGPDGSSRDSIRSLGQLWNFSLSDLTADLTSLGDLDVLENYTGTPFLPSDSDILLDSPDQDDIVEYFADAINGSQSDEERS; this comes from the exons ATGAAGGATTCTCAG GATATTCAGAGCACAACAGAGTTGCAGTCATCAGCACAGGGTACTAATGAAGTGCAAAGTcagcaaccaaacccgatgaccaCTGATGCTCCTGCAGGAAATTCGGGTTCCTTGTCTATAGCTAGTAATGACAGTAAGAAGGTGTCTCGCGAAGACATTGAACTT GTTCAGAATTTAATAGAGCGTTGTCTTCAGCTATACATGAACAAAGGAGAAGTTGTTAGAACTCTTTCTACTCGTGCTAGAATAGAACCTGGCTTCACTACTTTAG TATGGCAGAAACTCGAAGAAGAGAACTCCGAGTTCTTTAGGGCTTACTATATCCGGTTGAAATTGAAACGGCAAATCATCTTGTTCAATCATTTATTGCAACACCAGTACAATTTGATGAAATATCCAGCACCTCCAAATGTTCCATTGGCTCCAATACAAAATGGAATTCATCATATGCCAG TTAGCAATTTACCAATGGGGTATCCAGTACTTCCGCAGCCTATCATGCCGGCTCCCGGCCAGCCTCACATGGACCCAATGGCCTGTGGTCTGTCCAATGGTCATGTGGTCAATGGAATACCTGCACCAGGTGGTTATCATCCGATGCGCATGAACTCTGGAAATGA CATGGTTGTGGACAACGGAGCGCCCGAAGCACCACATGCTGGTGCTACCGGCAGCGTCATGTCATCCGAGATGGCCGTGAGCCCCTCATCAGCGGCTTCAAGCAACCATGCTCCATTTATGCCGCCGGAGATCCCAGGCATGGCCATGGACGTGCCAGGCCTAGACTCGACATTCGGATCTGACGTAGGGAATGGACCTCTGCAATTAGGACCAGATGGCTCGTCGAGAGACTCCATTAGATCCTTGGGGCAGCTCTGGAACTTCAGCCTCTCTGATCTAACGGCGGATTTGACGAGTTTGGGAG ATTTGGACGTGCTGGAGAACTACACCGGCACCCCTTTCCTGCCTTCGGACTCGGACATTCTGCTCGACTCCCCGGACCAAGATGACATAG tCGAATATTTTGCTGACGCCATCAACGGGTCTCAGTCAGACGAGGAGAGGTCATAG
- the LOC100217001 gene encoding uncharacterized protein isoform X3: MTTDAPAGNSGSLSIASNDSKKVSREDIELVQNLIERCLQLYMNKGEVVRTLSTRARIEPGFTTLVWQKLEEENSEFFRAYYIRLKLKRQIILFNHLLQHQYNLMKYPAPPNVPLAPIQNGIHHMPVSNLPMGYPVLPQPIMPAPGQPHMDPMACGLSNGHVVNGIPAPGGYHPMRMNSGNDMVVDNGAPEAPHAGATGSVMSSEMAVSPSSAASSNHAPFMPPEIPGMAMDVPGLDSTFGSDVGNGPLQLGPDGSSRDSIRSLGQLWNFSLSDLTADLTSLGADLDVLENYTGTPFLPSDSDILLDSPDQDDIVEYFADAINGSQSDEERS; encoded by the exons atgaccaCTGATGCTCCTGCAGGAAATTCGGGTTCCTTGTCTATAGCTAGTAATGACAGTAAGAAGGTGTCTCGCGAAGACATTGAACTT GTTCAGAATTTAATAGAGCGTTGTCTTCAGCTATACATGAACAAAGGAGAAGTTGTTAGAACTCTTTCTACTCGTGCTAGAATAGAACCTGGCTTCACTACTTTAG TATGGCAGAAACTCGAAGAAGAGAACTCCGAGTTCTTTAGGGCTTACTATATCCGGTTGAAATTGAAACGGCAAATCATCTTGTTCAATCATTTATTGCAACACCAGTACAATTTGATGAAATATCCAGCACCTCCAAATGTTCCATTGGCTCCAATACAAAATGGAATTCATCATATGCCAG TTAGCAATTTACCAATGGGGTATCCAGTACTTCCGCAGCCTATCATGCCGGCTCCCGGCCAGCCTCACATGGACCCAATGGCCTGTGGTCTGTCCAATGGTCATGTGGTCAATGGAATACCTGCACCAGGTGGTTATCATCCGATGCGCATGAACTCTGGAAATGA CATGGTTGTGGACAACGGAGCGCCCGAAGCACCACATGCTGGTGCTACCGGCAGCGTCATGTCATCCGAGATGGCCGTGAGCCCCTCATCAGCGGCTTCAAGCAACCATGCTCCATTTATGCCGCCGGAGATCCCAGGCATGGCCATGGACGTGCCAGGCCTAGACTCGACATTCGGATCTGACGTAGGGAATGGACCTCTGCAATTAGGACCAGATGGCTCGTCGAGAGACTCCATTAGATCCTTGGGGCAGCTCTGGAACTTCAGCCTCTCTGATCTAACGGCGGATTTGACGAGTTTGGGAG CAGATTTGGACGTGCTGGAGAACTACACCGGCACCCCTTTCCTGCCTTCGGACTCGGACATTCTGCTCGACTCCCCGGACCAAGATGACATAG tCGAATATTTTGCTGACGCCATCAACGGGTCTCAGTCAGACGAGGAGAGGTCATAG
- the LOC100217001 gene encoding uncharacterized protein isoform X4, which yields MTTDAPAGNSGSLSIASNDSKKVSREDIELVQNLIERCLQLYMNKGEVVRTLSTRARIEPGFTTLVWQKLEEENSEFFRAYYIRLKLKRQIILFNHLLQHQYNLMKYPAPPNVPLAPIQNGIHHMPVSNLPMGYPVLPQPIMPAPGQPHMDPMACGLSNGHVVNGIPAPGGYHPMRMNSGNDMVVDNGAPEAPHAGATGSVMSSEMAVSPSSAASSNHAPFMPPEIPGMAMDVPGLDSTFGSDVGNGPLQLGPDGSSRDSIRSLGQLWNFSLSDLTADLTSLGDLDVLENYTGTPFLPSDSDILLDSPDQDDIVEYFADAINGSQSDEERS from the exons atgaccaCTGATGCTCCTGCAGGAAATTCGGGTTCCTTGTCTATAGCTAGTAATGACAGTAAGAAGGTGTCTCGCGAAGACATTGAACTT GTTCAGAATTTAATAGAGCGTTGTCTTCAGCTATACATGAACAAAGGAGAAGTTGTTAGAACTCTTTCTACTCGTGCTAGAATAGAACCTGGCTTCACTACTTTAG TATGGCAGAAACTCGAAGAAGAGAACTCCGAGTTCTTTAGGGCTTACTATATCCGGTTGAAATTGAAACGGCAAATCATCTTGTTCAATCATTTATTGCAACACCAGTACAATTTGATGAAATATCCAGCACCTCCAAATGTTCCATTGGCTCCAATACAAAATGGAATTCATCATATGCCAG TTAGCAATTTACCAATGGGGTATCCAGTACTTCCGCAGCCTATCATGCCGGCTCCCGGCCAGCCTCACATGGACCCAATGGCCTGTGGTCTGTCCAATGGTCATGTGGTCAATGGAATACCTGCACCAGGTGGTTATCATCCGATGCGCATGAACTCTGGAAATGA CATGGTTGTGGACAACGGAGCGCCCGAAGCACCACATGCTGGTGCTACCGGCAGCGTCATGTCATCCGAGATGGCCGTGAGCCCCTCATCAGCGGCTTCAAGCAACCATGCTCCATTTATGCCGCCGGAGATCCCAGGCATGGCCATGGACGTGCCAGGCCTAGACTCGACATTCGGATCTGACGTAGGGAATGGACCTCTGCAATTAGGACCAGATGGCTCGTCGAGAGACTCCATTAGATCCTTGGGGCAGCTCTGGAACTTCAGCCTCTCTGATCTAACGGCGGATTTGACGAGTTTGGGAG ATTTGGACGTGCTGGAGAACTACACCGGCACCCCTTTCCTGCCTTCGGACTCGGACATTCTGCTCGACTCCCCGGACCAAGATGACATAG tCGAATATTTTGCTGACGCCATCAACGGGTCTCAGTCAGACGAGGAGAGGTCATAG
- the LOC100217001 gene encoding uncharacterized protein isoform X1, whose translation MKDSQDIQSTTELQSSAQGTNEVQSQQPNPMTTDAPAGNSGSLSIASNDSKKVSREDIELVQNLIERCLQLYMNKGEVVRTLSTRARIEPGFTTLVWQKLEEENSEFFRAYYIRLKLKRQIILFNHLLQHQYNLMKYPAPPNVPLAPIQNGIHHMPVSNLPMGYPVLPQPIMPAPGQPHMDPMACGLSNGHVVNGIPAPGGYHPMRMNSGNDMVVDNGAPEAPHAGATGSVMSSEMAVSPSSAASSNHAPFMPPEIPGMAMDVPGLDSTFGSDVGNGPLQLGPDGSSRDSIRSLGQLWNFSLSDLTADLTSLGADLDVLENYTGTPFLPSDSDILLDSPDQDDIVEYFADAINGSQSDEERS comes from the exons ATGAAGGATTCTCAG GATATTCAGAGCACAACAGAGTTGCAGTCATCAGCACAGGGTACTAATGAAGTGCAAAGTcagcaaccaaacccgatgaccaCTGATGCTCCTGCAGGAAATTCGGGTTCCTTGTCTATAGCTAGTAATGACAGTAAGAAGGTGTCTCGCGAAGACATTGAACTT GTTCAGAATTTAATAGAGCGTTGTCTTCAGCTATACATGAACAAAGGAGAAGTTGTTAGAACTCTTTCTACTCGTGCTAGAATAGAACCTGGCTTCACTACTTTAG TATGGCAGAAACTCGAAGAAGAGAACTCCGAGTTCTTTAGGGCTTACTATATCCGGTTGAAATTGAAACGGCAAATCATCTTGTTCAATCATTTATTGCAACACCAGTACAATTTGATGAAATATCCAGCACCTCCAAATGTTCCATTGGCTCCAATACAAAATGGAATTCATCATATGCCAG TTAGCAATTTACCAATGGGGTATCCAGTACTTCCGCAGCCTATCATGCCGGCTCCCGGCCAGCCTCACATGGACCCAATGGCCTGTGGTCTGTCCAATGGTCATGTGGTCAATGGAATACCTGCACCAGGTGGTTATCATCCGATGCGCATGAACTCTGGAAATGA CATGGTTGTGGACAACGGAGCGCCCGAAGCACCACATGCTGGTGCTACCGGCAGCGTCATGTCATCCGAGATGGCCGTGAGCCCCTCATCAGCGGCTTCAAGCAACCATGCTCCATTTATGCCGCCGGAGATCCCAGGCATGGCCATGGACGTGCCAGGCCTAGACTCGACATTCGGATCTGACGTAGGGAATGGACCTCTGCAATTAGGACCAGATGGCTCGTCGAGAGACTCCATTAGATCCTTGGGGCAGCTCTGGAACTTCAGCCTCTCTGATCTAACGGCGGATTTGACGAGTTTGGGAG CAGATTTGGACGTGCTGGAGAACTACACCGGCACCCCTTTCCTGCCTTCGGACTCGGACATTCTGCTCGACTCCCCGGACCAAGATGACATAG tCGAATATTTTGCTGACGCCATCAACGGGTCTCAGTCAGACGAGGAGAGGTCATAG